Genomic window (Mycosarcoma maydis chromosome 5, whole genome shotgun sequence):
CCGGCCtcccattcgtgatttgtgcaGAGATCAAACTGGCACGGACCAAGCACAaggcagtcgtgagtcacgtTCCCTCCTACTCATCGCTCTGTCTCCCCATCAGCTCGTACAGAGAAGACTGGCCAAAGGGCGGAGGATGCATAACTCATGCTAAAGTGTGCAACGAGAACATGGACTGCGGTATAATTCCCGCCCAAAAGCCTGAGGCTCAAGCTTGATCTTCGATATTTACGAATCAGCCAAGTTGGTAGCAAAGAAGGGTCCTCGCATCTGCATACCACGTATGTGTTGGTTGCCGCGAACCTGCATGGTCGACCTATTCAATTTGACCGCTCACTCGCAACAGAGGCACACGGCTCTTGCGCTGGACAGTGACGGCGCTCTGACATTTGCAGCGAACGAGCGTGGAGCACAGAGGTTCGGATGCCGCGATAGCGTTCCAGGCTTTCATCAATCAGGTCAGCTGAATAAACTTCAACGCGATGGGCTTTACAGCCTCTGTCCATGTGAGCCTTCTGTATACTGGGACGTCGCCTTGACGAGCACCACACATGCCGCCCCGCAGCGAGAGAGTCACTGTGACATGGAAGCACCGGCTGACCGAGCGTATTATACACGATGTGCTATTGGTGTGTTTGCTGCAGCCTcagagctgagcagcggcagagcaatcgcgagtcacgagtcggtCAATGGATTCGCGTCTGGAACACGCACAAAGTCAAAACAGGAcgctctgctgcctcgcagagtcgtgagtcgtgacgagtcgtgagtgtttgGCTGTCTGCAATTTCAGCGCTCCAACTTTGCTCATAGGAAATTTCGTGCTGGGCGTGTTTTTTTGACTGATCTGCTGCCTTGATTTCTTGGGCCTTGGTTTGGCAGATGAAATTGACTGGTGCACTGCCGCAAAAAATACACACGCGACGGTCTGTGCTAGAGCCAGACCAGGCTGAAGGCTCGATTTGGCTGGCTCACTCAAAACCCCCGCCAAAATCGTCGCTCACCCAAAACTCCCCTGCTTCCCTCCGCCAACTCCCTCACCCACACCACACACTCGCTCCCGCCAAAGCCCCCATACACAGGTGAGCATATTCCAATCTCGCAACACCCTCTCCAGTCAAGACGCGTCGAGACGTGACATTGCCCTCCAATGCTATCGTCAATGGTCATACATCATTGCCAAACCTTCGTCGCCATCATTTGCCACAATCTGGTCACGATCAAGCCCATCGTGTTTCCATCCATACCCGCGTCCATCCATCCACAAGTTCGCGAGGATGGGTAGTGGCCGATGGAGCTACGCTGAGCTGCTGACGGGCTCTACCACCTACACGAGCTTACAGagtgctcgacgatgcttgATTTGATGCCTTGCGCCGTTCTTAGTCCAATttgagctcgtcatcatccgCGTTCGAGTGGTCAAACACTACCATGATTGCGAAGCTCACTTGGCGTAGGAATTGGCTCTACCACTGAACGCTTGCGAGCCAACGCGTCACGGTGTCGCGTCTCCAGAATTTGGAATTCTATTTCTTCTCAACACTGAACTCGTCGACATCGTATGTTTGAGGCGTTCGCCTTTGCTGACATGTTTTGCTGACCTTCTTCCGCTCTTCTCGCCCTCGGCACTTTTCGCTGTTCTGCTACTCTCTCGCGTCATTCCGCACATCGCGCTATGCCATCATCCTTCCTCTCGACGCAATCATCGTTTGCCTCCGTCTTGATCGTTTCACCCGCCAGAGCAAtcgtcaagatggccaaAGCAGATACCAAGACCAAgtcgtcgacctcgacgcagaagcgcaccaccaaggccaagaaggatCCCGACGCCCCCAAGCGCCCGCTCTCGGCATACATGTTCTTCTCCCAGGACCAACGCGAACGTGTCAAGAATGCCAACCCCGAGGCTGGTTTCGGAGAGGTCGGCCGTCTTCTCGGTGCCAAGTGGAAGGAGATGTCCGAGgccgagaagaagccgTACAACGACATGGCCAACCGCGACAAGGCTCGtgccgaggccgagaagGCTGCTTACAACAAGCGCCGATGATCGCATCCCTTGCGTTCCAAGCTCGGTTTGATACTTCCCAAATGTGATATCCTCTTATGTACCGCTTCTCCTCAGCTTTGCTGTGATGGGCGATCGATGCGGCTTGTCTGGCCGCCGCGGCCGTACCACACTTGTACGATATATTGTCTTGTCGGCCCGTTTTCAACAAAGACTCTTGTCTTTGAGAGGATGCGAATGATTCATGATACGTGGCTGCGTGAGGTGGCGCGTGCTGCTGAGTGGATTCGGACCGAACGACCGAGACGGCAAGGTGATGTCGAGTTGCAACGTGC
Coding sequences:
- a CDS encoding putative nonhistone chromosomal protein, with product MAKADTKTKSSTSTQKRTTKAKKDPDAPKRPLSAYMFFSQDQRERVKNANPEAGFGEVGRLLGAKWKEMSEAEKKPYNDMANRDKARAEAEKAAYNKRR